In one window of Janthinobacterium sp. 1_2014MBL_MicDiv DNA:
- a CDS encoding DUF4303 domain-containing protein: MPANYSLFYTFDGDQPARFREVRVFGTTVWTAGGAAMTWGEETRSDYASAAQARAAYAVHCQAALADGHALARESLIDPAAFDVALLQSLVADAARLAFDAVRAAHPGQHINAFALVSDDSAMTIGPMANSREALAASEYGDEMLWNPAEWAFDDGGAYFDSAYRLLLQAHRDLPFDVDFATFRTGVFEACIAALAQLDAEGAFGAGAQRDDSVLLFEVSDSEAVEGAMARLNPPAVLARFEAWMASWAD; this comes from the coding sequence ATGCCTGCTAATTACAGCCTGTTTTACACCTTTGACGGCGATCAGCCGGCCCGCTTCCGCGAGGTGCGCGTGTTCGGCACGACGGTCTGGACGGCCGGCGGCGCCGCCATGACCTGGGGCGAGGAAACGCGCAGCGACTATGCCAGCGCGGCGCAGGCGCGCGCCGCGTACGCCGTCCATTGCCAGGCGGCGCTGGCCGATGGCCATGCGCTGGCGCGTGAAAGCTTGATCGACCCCGCCGCATTCGATGTCGCGCTGCTGCAAAGCCTGGTGGCGGACGCCGCGCGCCTGGCCTTCGATGCCGTGCGCGCCGCCCATCCCGGACAGCACATCAACGCGTTCGCGCTGGTCAGCGACGACAGTGCCATGACCATCGGCCCCATGGCGAATAGCCGCGAAGCGCTGGCGGCCTCGGAGTATGGCGACGAGATGCTGTGGAACCCTGCCGAATGGGCGTTTGACGATGGCGGCGCGTATTTCGACAGCGCCTACCGCCTGCTGTTGCAGGCCCACCGCGACTTGCCGTTCGACGTGGATTTCGCGACCTTCCGCACGGGCGTGTTCGAGGCCTGCATCGCGGCGCTGGCGCAGCTCGATGCCGAAGGCGCGTTCGGCGCCGGCGCGCAGCGCGACGATAGCGTGCTGCTGTTCGAGGTCAGCGACAGCGAAGCGGTGGAAGGCGCCATGGCGCGCTTGAATCCGCCGGCGGTGCTGGCACGTTTCGAGGCGTGGATGGCCAGCTGGGCCGACTAG
- a CDS encoding SDR family oxidoreductase has product MHTQANTTSPSLLNKIAFVTGGSRGIGAAIVRRLALQGATVVFTYQSSASEAQALAGKVEAAGGKALAVQADAADAAALTAAIDQVAAQFGRVDILVNNAGVFLPGAIDDFSLADFDKTVAVNVRAVFVAIKAAVAHMQTGGRIINIGSTNAHRMPFGGAAAYAMSKSALSGLTQGLSRDLGPRGITINNVEPGPVATDMNPPTGDFADLMHGLMALPRHGSADEIAGMVAYLASEEAAFVTGAGLKIDGGFAA; this is encoded by the coding sequence ATGCACACCCAAGCCAACACCACTTCCCCATCACTGCTGAACAAGATCGCCTTCGTCACGGGCGGCTCGCGCGGCATCGGCGCCGCCATCGTGCGCCGCCTGGCCCTGCAGGGCGCCACCGTCGTCTTCACTTACCAGAGTTCCGCGTCCGAAGCGCAGGCGCTGGCAGGCAAGGTGGAAGCGGCCGGCGGCAAGGCGCTGGCCGTGCAGGCCGATGCGGCCGACGCGGCAGCCCTGACGGCGGCCATCGACCAGGTGGCGGCGCAGTTCGGCCGCGTCGATATCCTCGTCAACAACGCCGGCGTCTTCCTGCCCGGCGCCATCGACGATTTTTCGCTGGCGGACTTCGACAAGACCGTGGCCGTCAACGTGCGCGCCGTCTTCGTCGCCATCAAGGCGGCCGTGGCGCACATGCAGACGGGCGGACGCATCATCAACATCGGCAGCACGAATGCGCACCGCATGCCGTTCGGCGGCGCGGCCGCCTACGCCATGAGCAAATCGGCGCTGAGCGGCCTGACGCAAGGCCTGTCGCGCGACCTGGGCCCGCGCGGCATCACCATCAACAACGTGGAACCGGGCCCCGTCGCCACCGACATGAATCCGCCGACGGGCGACTTCGCCGACCTGATGCACGGCCTGATGGCCCTGCCGCGCCACGGCAGCGCCGATGAAATCGCCGGCATGGTGGCCTACCTGGCCAGCGAAGAAGCGGCATTCGTCACGGGCGCAGGACTGAAGATCGACGGCGGTTTTGCCGCATAA
- a CDS encoding cytochrome c, with protein MMAAFRLAAGAALLSLALPVLAAGASSPDAAAIERGRYLATAGDCIACHSVPGGKPMAGGLALATPLGAVYATNITPSKTHGIGNYTLKQFSDAVRHGVRADGANLYPAMPYTAYAKVTDEDTAALYDYFMHGVAAVDAAPAQTTDLPFPFNIRLSMAGWNWLFLDKKPFVADTAKSMEWNRGAYLAQGLAHCTTCHTPRNALMAEQLSKELGGADLGTWHAPNITSDVNSGVGSWSQQDLVDYLRTGRAANKAQAAGPMAEAIDHSLKHLSDADLNAIAHYVKSVPAIRDKADTQAVTQWGQAGDALNAIRGVPLPQNLNKMSGAQLYDAQCASCHQARGEGSFDGSLPPLFHNSVTGRSNSNNLVMAILDGVERQDGKGSHAAGHLMPAFRQTLSDEQIVTLGNYVQQMYGNPAVKVTAEQVTTLRNGGAPSNLIGLARAGIIVGVLVLLALLLWWRGRRRKQA; from the coding sequence ATGATGGCGGCCTTCAGACTGGCGGCGGGCGCCGCCTTGCTGTCCCTGGCCTTGCCCGTGCTGGCTGCCGGCGCATCCAGTCCGGATGCGGCGGCGATCGAGCGTGGCCGCTACCTGGCCACGGCCGGCGACTGCATCGCCTGCCATAGCGTGCCCGGCGGCAAGCCGATGGCGGGCGGCCTGGCCCTGGCCACGCCGCTGGGCGCCGTCTATGCCACCAACATCACGCCGTCCAAAACGCACGGCATCGGCAACTACACGCTCAAGCAGTTTTCCGACGCCGTGCGCCATGGCGTGCGGGCCGACGGCGCCAACCTTTATCCGGCGATGCCCTACACGGCCTACGCCAAGGTGACGGACGAGGACACGGCGGCCCTGTACGATTACTTCATGCATGGCGTGGCGGCCGTGGACGCGGCGCCGGCGCAAACGACGGATCTGCCATTCCCGTTCAACATCCGCCTGTCGATGGCGGGCTGGAATTGGCTGTTCCTCGACAAGAAACCGTTCGTGGCCGATACGGCCAAGAGCATGGAGTGGAACCGCGGCGCCTACCTGGCGCAGGGCCTGGCGCACTGCACCACCTGCCATACGCCGCGCAATGCGCTGATGGCCGAGCAGTTGTCGAAAGAGCTGGGCGGCGCCGACCTGGGCACCTGGCATGCGCCGAATATCACCTCGGACGTCAACAGCGGCGTCGGCAGCTGGAGCCAGCAAGACCTGGTCGACTACCTGCGCACGGGCCGCGCTGCCAACAAGGCGCAGGCGGCCGGACCGATGGCCGAAGCCATCGACCATAGCCTGAAGCACCTGAGCGATGCGGACTTGAACGCCATCGCGCACTACGTCAAGAGCGTGCCCGCCATCCGCGACAAGGCCGACACGCAAGCGGTGACGCAATGGGGGCAGGCGGGCGACGCGCTCAATGCGATCCGGGGCGTGCCGCTGCCGCAAAACCTGAACAAGATGTCGGGTGCGCAGTTGTACGATGCGCAGTGCGCCAGCTGCCACCAGGCCAGGGGTGAGGGCAGTTTCGACGGCAGCCTGCCGCCGCTGTTCCACAACTCGGTGACGGGCCGCAGCAACAGCAACAACCTGGTGATGGCGATACTCGATGGCGTGGAGCGCCAGGATGGCAAAGGCAGTCATGCCGCGGGCCACCTGATGCCGGCCTTCCGCCAGACCCTGTCGGACGAGCAGATCGTCACCCTCGGCAATTACGTGCAGCAGATGTACGGCAATCCCGCCGTCAAGGTGACGGCGGAACAGGTGACGACCCTGCGCAACGGCGGCGCGCCGTCCAACCTGATCGGCCTGGCCCGCGCCGGCATCATCGTCGGCGTGCTGGTGCTGCTGGCGCTGCTGCTGTGGTGGCGCGGACGCCGGCGCAAGCAAGCGTAA
- a CDS encoding metallophosphoesterase, whose protein sequence is MKTRTPLLRITMILGALHALLGWLLLPALPIGLAGWLLGGAVLLASTMLMPMTIFARAVTGDARLADRLSWAGSLCMGFFSSLFVLTLLRALLMFIPAARPHAQASAIAVLLLALLATIAGFVNARRVARVRDVDVPIAGLPPALHNFTIVQLSDIHVGATIKRAYVEAIVARANGLQADAIAITGDVVDGTVAQLGAHTAPLGELRARHGVFLVTGNHEYYSGAGPWVAEFRRLGLRVLMNEHAILEHDGARLALAGVTDFNAAGFDPAQKSDPRAAIAGAPAAIPRILLAHQPRSVPEAELAGYDLQLSGHTHGGQFWPWNLFVPLQQPYVAGLHRRGRLWIYVSRGTGYWGPPKRIGAPAEITRLRLVAA, encoded by the coding sequence ATGAAAACCCGCACGCCGCTGCTGCGCATCACCATGATACTGGGCGCCCTGCACGCCCTGCTGGGCTGGCTGCTGCTGCCGGCGCTGCCCATCGGCCTGGCCGGCTGGCTGCTGGGCGGCGCCGTCTTGCTGGCCTCGACCATGCTGATGCCGATGACGATCTTCGCCCGCGCCGTCACCGGCGATGCGCGCCTGGCCGACCGCCTCAGCTGGGCTGGTTCTCTGTGCATGGGCTTTTTTTCCTCGCTGTTCGTGCTCACGCTGCTGCGCGCACTGCTGATGTTCATTCCCGCCGCGCGCCCGCATGCGCAGGCGTCCGCCATCGCCGTCCTGCTCCTGGCGCTGCTGGCCACCATCGCCGGCTTCGTCAACGCGCGCCGGGTGGCCAGGGTGCGCGATGTCGACGTGCCGATTGCCGGCCTGCCGCCGGCGCTGCACAACTTCACCATCGTGCAGCTGAGCGACATCCACGTCGGCGCCACCATCAAGCGCGCCTACGTCGAGGCCATCGTGGCGCGCGCCAACGGCCTGCAGGCGGATGCCATCGCCATCACGGGCGACGTCGTCGACGGCACGGTGGCGCAGCTGGGGGCGCACACGGCGCCGCTGGGCGAGCTGCGCGCGCGCCATGGCGTGTTTCTGGTGACGGGCAACCACGAATACTATTCGGGCGCCGGCCCGTGGGTCGCGGAATTTCGCCGCCTGGGCTTGCGCGTGCTGATGAACGAGCACGCGATCCTCGAGCACGACGGCGCGCGCCTGGCGCTGGCCGGCGTGACCGACTTCAATGCGGCCGGTTTCGATCCAGCCCAGAAGAGCGACCCGCGGGCCGCCATCGCCGGCGCGCCGGCCGCCATCCCGCGCATCCTGCTGGCGCACCAGCCACGCAGCGTGCCGGAAGCGGAGCTGGCCGGCTACGACCTGCAATTGTCGGGCCACACGCACGGCGGACAGTTCTGGCCGTGGAATCTGTTCGTGCCGCTGCAGCAGCCGTATGTGGCCGGCCTGCACCGGCGCGGCCGCCTGTGGATTTACGTCAGCCGCGGCACCGGCTACTGGGGCCCGCCCAAGCGCATCGGCGCGCCGGCCGAGATCACGAGACTGAGGCTGGTGGCGGCATGA
- a CDS encoding LysR family transcriptional regulator, giving the protein MDALNHLQSFVLSAEAGSFSAAARRLGLTPAAVSKNVARLEASLGLRLFQRSTRRLTLTEGGERFLQQIGGALATLREAIADVAEEGGQPAGVLKISMAPSFGRSYVVPLLGEFIARYPGVIPDCHFDNRQVDLVGEGFDVAIGGGIELTPGVVARELGHAHIVATASPAFMQGKTMPVHPSDLAPFDGVARRSAGSGRLRSWILRDGRGGEGVAECRPRAIFDDPEAMAQAAIMGVGVALLPMPHALPHLRSGALLRLLPGWHADSGPLSIYYPSKKLLPAKTRVFVDFLLEQFRQRDFAAQMRPD; this is encoded by the coding sequence ATGGACGCCCTCAATCATTTGCAATCATTCGTGCTGTCGGCCGAGGCGGGCAGCTTTTCCGCGGCCGCGCGCCGCCTGGGGCTGACGCCGGCTGCCGTCAGCAAGAACGTGGCGCGCCTGGAAGCGAGCCTCGGGCTGCGCCTGTTCCAGCGCAGCACGCGGCGCCTGACCCTGACGGAAGGGGGCGAACGCTTCCTGCAGCAGATCGGCGGCGCCCTGGCCACCCTGCGCGAAGCCATCGCCGACGTGGCCGAGGAGGGCGGCCAGCCGGCCGGCGTGCTGAAGATCAGCATGGCGCCGTCGTTCGGGCGCAGCTACGTGGTGCCGCTGCTCGGCGAATTCATCGCGCGCTACCCGGGCGTGATCCCCGACTGCCATTTCGACAACCGCCAGGTGGACCTCGTGGGCGAAGGCTTCGATGTCGCCATCGGCGGCGGCATCGAACTGACGCCGGGCGTGGTGGCGCGCGAATTGGGGCATGCGCACATCGTGGCCACGGCGTCGCCCGCCTTCATGCAGGGTAAGACCATGCCCGTGCATCCGTCGGACCTGGCGCCATTCGACGGCGTGGCGCGCCGTTCGGCCGGCAGCGGGCGCCTGCGCAGCTGGATACTGCGCGATGGCCGGGGCGGCGAGGGCGTGGCCGAATGCCGGCCGCGCGCCATCTTCGACGATCCGGAAGCGATGGCGCAGGCGGCCATCATGGGCGTCGGCGTGGCGCTGCTGCCCATGCCGCATGCGCTGCCCCATTTGCGCAGCGGCGCCCTGCTGCGGCTGCTGCCCGGCTGGCATGCCGATTCCGGGCCCCTGTCGATATACTATCCGAGCAAGAAGCTGCTGCCGGCGAAGACGCGCGTGTTCGTCGATTTCTTGCTGGAGCAGTTCCGCCAGCGCGATTTCGCCGCCCAGATGCGGCCCGACTAA